The following are encoded in a window of Amphibacillus xylanus NBRC 15112 genomic DNA:
- a CDS encoding ISLre2 family transposase has product MEKNIIKYPNLKQIEQLVWRQLQETFGFVMKQVLEDMDQQIADERDKKRYRLIDKRKFNIASLFGEIELYRNYYLDRSTGEYVYLLDRYLEFEEAGSFSPLIEEAAIELAVKGRSYRNAANTLQTLLGYRVISHEAIRQHLLEVTCKPKKREPILQPVLFVEVDGLFVKRQGKWKKGKEEKIAAVHQGWEVNGKRVSLKNKRHFIHKGKQPFWEAFEDFLIENFEYDPTFHKLVINGDGANWITSCREYFKGRVFFSLDRFHVAREVKSIFSKHPRYRSIRKALAAYKYKTFLTELNSAVGTLEDEEKEERLVSFIRQLEKYPEALGDYRIWLKEQGIDTTGMRPMGSAEGTMSVFAKRLKNGRSWSDKGVSAMGTALVAFLDNLSLKTLFGRIDKWTEIELEKKPPRHYKEKVKRTIGQVTRDNLMYLKGKANIPIYNVLKELSGF; this is encoded by the coding sequence ATGGAAAAGAATATCATAAAATACCCAAATTTAAAACAAATTGAGCAATTGGTTTGGAGACAATTACAAGAAACCTTTGGTTTCGTTATGAAACAGGTCTTGGAGGATATGGACCAACAGATTGCCGATGAACGTGATAAAAAGCGCTATCGTCTTATTGATAAAAGAAAGTTTAATATAGCTAGTCTCTTTGGTGAGATTGAATTATATCGCAATTATTACCTTGACCGATCAACTGGGGAATATGTCTATCTTCTTGATCGTTATCTAGAGTTTGAGGAGGCCGGTTCTTTTAGTCCATTGATTGAGGAAGCTGCCATTGAGCTAGCTGTTAAGGGTCGCTCCTATCGAAATGCAGCTAATACATTACAAACTCTATTAGGTTACCGGGTTATCAGTCATGAGGCAATTCGTCAACACCTATTAGAGGTTACGTGTAAACCTAAAAAGCGTGAACCTATACTCCAACCCGTCTTATTTGTAGAAGTAGATGGTTTATTTGTAAAACGCCAAGGTAAATGGAAAAAGGGAAAAGAAGAGAAAATAGCAGCTGTCCATCAAGGATGGGAAGTCAATGGAAAACGGGTTAGCCTTAAGAACAAACGTCATTTTATTCACAAAGGAAAGCAACCCTTTTGGGAGGCTTTTGAGGACTTTCTAATTGAAAACTTCGAATATGACCCGACTTTTCACAAGCTGGTTATAAATGGAGATGGTGCCAACTGGATTACATCCTGTCGTGAGTATTTTAAAGGTCGTGTATTCTTTTCTCTTGATCGCTTTCATGTGGCACGAGAGGTTAAGAGTATATTCAGCAAGCATCCTCGTTATCGGTCCATTCGTAAAGCCCTTGCGGCATACAAATACAAAACGTTCTTAACAGAGCTTAACAGTGCCGTAGGAACGCTTGAGGATGAGGAGAAGGAGGAACGACTTGTGTCGTTTATCCGCCAATTAGAAAAATATCCAGAAGCATTGGGAGATTATAGAATATGGTTAAAAGAACAGGGAATTGATACAACTGGTATGCGTCCAATGGGAAGCGCAGAGGGAACCATGAGTGTGTTTGCCAAAAGACTAAAAAATGGCCGTAGTTGGTCGGATAAAGGTGTAAGTGCCATGGGCACTGCATTAGTGGCCTTCTTGGATAATTTGTCCCTAAAGACTTTATTCGGGCGAATAGATAAATGGACAGAAATCGAGCTGGAAAAGAAACCACCAAGACATTATAAAGAAAAGGTTAAAAGAACCATTGGTCAGGTTACCAGAGACAATCTTATGTACCTAAAAGGAAAGGCAAATATTCCGATATACAACGTGTTAAAGGAGTTATCTGGTTTTTAA
- a CDS encoding AAA family ATPase, translating to MKEIYALIEMNKRREAVNLKVERQSLNMLFKGNPGTGKTTVARLLAKWFAELGILEKEKIIEADRSDLVGEYIGQTAHKTKALIKRAHGGLLFIDEAYSLARGGEKDFGKEAIDMLVTHMDNQKEMFILILAGYPEQMDEFLETNPGLRSRFPFIIDFPDYDADQLLAIAKNMVKNRDYNLTKEAENKLYNLFTKQLRETNMDNFSNGRHVRNIIEQTIRNQSIRLIQQRLYDVNALIQLTAVDIPT from the coding sequence ATGAAAGAAATATATGCACTCATTGAGATGAATAAAAGGAGAGAAGCGGTTAATTTAAAAGTCGAACGTCAGAGCCTAAATATGCTATTCAAAGGTAATCCAGGTACTGGTAAAACAACAGTGGCACGTCTACTTGCTAAGTGGTTCGCTGAATTAGGCATATTGGAGAAAGAAAAAATAATTGAAGCAGATCGTTCAGATTTAGTTGGCGAATATATTGGCCAAACCGCACATAAGACTAAGGCATTAATTAAACGAGCCCATGGTGGATTATTATTTATCGATGAAGCCTACTCATTGGCTCGTGGTGGTGAGAAAGATTTTGGCAAGGAAGCAATTGATATGTTAGTCACCCATATGGATAATCAAAAAGAAATGTTTATTTTAATTTTAGCAGGGTACCCTGAACAAATGGATGAATTTCTCGAAACAAATCCCGGTTTACGTTCACGCTTTCCATTTATCATAGATTTTCCTGATTACGATGCTGATCAATTATTAGCTATTGCCAAAAATATGGTCAAAAATCGAGATTATAACTTAACAAAAGAAGCAGAAAATAAGCTATATAATTTGTTTACAAAACAATTACGCGAAACTAACATGGATAATTTTAGTAACGGTAGACATGTAAGAAATATAATTGAACAAACGATACGAAATCAATCGATACGTTTAATTCAACAAAGATTATATGATGTAAATGCACTCATTCAATTAACAGCAGTAGATATACCAACATAA
- the hflX gene encoding GTPase HflX yields the protein MAEKILIIAVQRQTDDDLHFHYSMEEIKSLSKTARGEVVDVITQKRNQPHPATYLGKGKIEEIDLIIESEEIDLIIANDELSASQMRNLQNRTGVSVIDRSQLILDIFASRATSNEGKLQVELAQYQYLLPRLHGQGLALSRLAGGIGTRGPGETKLESDRRHINRRINEIKRRLQTVVNQREQYRKRRRLNHTFNIAIVGYTNAGKSTLFNRLTDSDSFEEDQLFATLDPMSRKLKLPSGLSAIITDTVGFMQDLPTELIAAFKSTLEEVSEADLIFHVVDASHPDHDQQQATVLELLEELNADHIPMLTIYNKRDQIEGDFIPMLKPSIVVSALVESDRQDILVETERLIKKIWRKYQITLPADQGKILQQYKQHSLMISEVFLEEQQAYQIEGYLPEDHPLIR from the coding sequence TTGGCAGAAAAGATTTTAATCATTGCTGTACAAAGACAAACTGATGACGATTTACACTTCCATTATTCAATGGAAGAAATAAAGTCATTATCAAAAACTGCACGAGGGGAAGTCGTTGACGTTATAACACAAAAACGTAATCAACCCCATCCAGCAACATATTTAGGTAAAGGTAAAATAGAAGAAATTGATTTAATCATTGAATCAGAGGAAATTGATTTAATTATAGCAAATGATGAGCTATCAGCTTCACAAATGCGAAACCTTCAAAATCGAACAGGTGTATCAGTAATAGATCGAAGTCAATTGATCTTAGATATCTTTGCAAGTCGAGCAACTTCAAACGAAGGTAAGCTGCAAGTAGAGCTTGCGCAATACCAATATTTATTACCTAGATTACACGGCCAAGGTTTGGCATTATCACGATTAGCCGGTGGAATTGGAACACGTGGCCCCGGTGAAACGAAATTAGAATCTGATCGCCGACATATTAATCGTCGTATTAATGAGATTAAACGTCGATTACAAACGGTTGTAAATCAACGAGAGCAATACCGAAAAAGACGACGCTTAAACCATACATTTAATATTGCTATCGTCGGCTACACAAATGCAGGCAAATCAACACTTTTTAATCGACTTACAGATAGTGATAGCTTTGAGGAGGATCAATTATTTGCAACGCTTGACCCAATGTCAAGAAAGCTTAAATTACCATCTGGCCTATCGGCTATCATCACTGACACAGTTGGTTTTATGCAAGACTTACCAACAGAACTAATCGCCGCCTTTAAATCAACTTTAGAAGAAGTATCTGAAGCCGATTTAATATTTCATGTAGTTGATGCATCCCATCCAGACCATGACCAGCAGCAAGCGACTGTATTAGAGTTGTTAGAGGAATTAAATGCTGATCATATTCCAATGTTGACGATTTATAACAAGAGGGATCAAATTGAGGGAGATTTTATCCCAATGTTAAAACCGTCAATTGTCGTTAGTGCATTAGTCGAAAGTGATCGCCAAGATATTTTAGTTGAAACAGAAAGACTGATTAAGAAAATCTGGAGAAAATATCAGATTACACTACCAGCAGATCAAGGAAAAATTCTACAACAATATAAACAACATTCTCTGATGATTAGCGAAGTGTTCCTTGAAGAGCAACAAGCCTACCAAATTGAAGGGTACTTACCAGAGGATCATCCACTAATTAGATAG
- a CDS encoding VOC family protein has protein sequence MMKNLLGTNLITQIGILVHDVEKTAQAYADFFGVEKPEIYMTDVLEKSQAVYKGEPMPARAKQAFFDFGQLQIELMEPDHNPSTWRDELNTNGEGPHHIAFTIEGMNEKITLMEQKGMKLIQKGEYPGGRYAYLDTFDQLKVMIELLENDKE, from the coding sequence ATGATGAAAAATTTACTAGGAACAAATTTAATCACACAAATTGGAATTTTAGTTCATGACGTAGAAAAAACTGCTCAAGCTTATGCGGACTTTTTCGGGGTTGAAAAACCAGAAATTTATATGACAGATGTTCTAGAAAAGTCACAAGCAGTTTACAAGGGTGAACCAATGCCAGCTAGAGCTAAACAAGCATTTTTTGATTTTGGCCAACTTCAAATTGAATTAATGGAACCAGATCATAATCCAAGTACATGGCGTGATGAGTTAAATACAAATGGAGAAGGCCCACATCATATCGCATTTACGATTGAGGGCATGAATGAGAAGATCACTTTAATGGAGCAAAAAGGAATGAAGTTAATCCAAAAAGGTGAGTATCCAGGTGGTCGTTATGCATACTTAGATACTTTTGATCAACTTAAAGTGATGATCGAACTATTAGAAAACGATAAGGAGTAA
- the miaA gene encoding tRNA (adenosine(37)-N6)-dimethylallyltransferase MiaA → MKEKLAQDRVLVIVGPTAVGKTALSIYLAKQFNGEIISGDSMQIYRGMDIGTAKVTEEEKENIPHHMIDIKDPSESFSVAEFQESVQTHIAEINRRGKLPIIIGGTGLYINAVLYDYQFSDQKRDLSYQAKIEQEIEQFGIEKVYQRLQSLDPIQASQIHPNNVQRVIRALEVIDRTGHTMTELHVNQPKIPRYDSTIIGLNMERTLLYPRINQRVDLMVQKGLIDEARFFYDNGLRDAQSMKAIGYKELIPFFEGECSLEEAIEILKRNSRRYAKRQYTWFRNKLNVDWYSITPDNQELVFEKISADLAGIFENIEN, encoded by the coding sequence ATGAAAGAGAAATTAGCGCAAGATCGTGTTCTTGTCATTGTTGGACCAACAGCCGTTGGTAAGACTGCACTGAGTATATATTTAGCAAAGCAGTTTAATGGTGAAATTATTAGTGGAGACTCGATGCAAATTTACCGAGGGATGGATATTGGTACAGCAAAAGTGACAGAGGAAGAAAAAGAAAATATTCCACACCATATGATTGATATTAAAGATCCAAGTGAGTCATTTTCAGTTGCAGAATTTCAAGAGAGTGTCCAAACTCATATTGCTGAAATTAATCGGCGAGGGAAGTTACCGATTATTATCGGTGGCACTGGACTATATATAAATGCAGTATTGTATGATTATCAATTTTCCGACCAAAAAAGAGACCTTTCATATCAAGCAAAAATTGAGCAAGAAATTGAGCAATTTGGTATCGAAAAAGTATACCAAAGATTACAGTCGCTTGATCCAATCCAAGCAAGTCAAATACATCCGAATAATGTCCAACGCGTTATTCGAGCTTTAGAGGTAATTGATCGGACAGGCCATACAATGACAGAGTTACATGTGAATCAACCTAAAATCCCACGCTACGATTCAACCATTATTGGCTTGAATATGGAGCGTACATTATTATATCCTAGAATTAATCAGCGTGTCGATTTAATGGTACAAAAGGGATTAATTGACGAAGCGCGCTTTTTCTATGATAATGGATTAAGAGATGCTCAATCTATGAAAGCAATTGGCTATAAAGAATTGATTCCTTTCTTTGAAGGTGAATGTAGCTTAGAAGAAGCAATCGAAATATTAAAAAGAAATTCACGTCGTTATGCAAAAAGACAGTATACTTGGTTTCGTAATAAACTAAATGTAGATTGGTATTCTATCACTCCTGACAATCAAGAATTAGTTTTTGAAAAAATTTCAGCTGATTTAGCAGGAATTTTTGAAAATATAGAGAATTAA
- the mutL gene encoding DNA mismatch repair endonuclease MutL produces MKIYTMPDILANKIAAGEVVERPASVVKELVENSIDAGSTTIKVEVEEAGLRKIKITDNGSGMSADDCERAFLRHATSKIRSENDLFHVKTLGFRGEALASIAAVSRLTIKTSTGEEAGTQLILDGGKIVEKDRTDARQGTEISVEHLFYNTPARLKHMKTIHTELGHITDVMNRLSLANPHIRFELYHNDKQLFQSNGRGDLIQIIAQIYGVSVAKKMLKIECKTLDYQITGYISKPEVTRSSRNYMSTIINGRYIRSIPLNHAILKGYHTLLPIGKSPIVVLQIEMDPILVDVNVHPAKLEVRFSKERELYQAIEETVREVFRKETLIPRVSLNTPKHTRTEQESFQFEHRKTTIQDDSATQTVPQKLESLDPEPISEPESNQANEDYQNYDLTETTQQVEVDIDTPLEKPINRVPVMYPIGQHHGTYIIAENEQGLYLIDQHAAQERIKYEYFRDKIGEVDRELQQLLVPLTFDFSQQEALVIEQYQAELEYVGLYFEHFGQSTYLIRSHPTWFPVGEEEEIIRDMVDQIIRDGQINISKLREEAAILMSCKRSIKANHHLNKDDMFKLLEDLRGTEDPFTCPHGRPIIIHFSSYEMEKLFKRVM; encoded by the coding sequence GTGAAAATTTATACGATGCCTGATATTTTAGCAAATAAAATTGCAGCAGGAGAAGTAGTTGAACGACCAGCATCGGTAGTGAAAGAACTCGTTGAAAATAGTATTGATGCTGGTAGTACAACGATTAAAGTTGAAGTGGAAGAAGCGGGACTGCGAAAAATTAAAATAACAGACAATGGTTCAGGTATGTCTGCTGACGATTGCGAGCGTGCTTTTTTACGACATGCCACAAGTAAAATCCGCTCAGAAAATGATCTGTTTCATGTTAAAACATTAGGTTTTAGAGGAGAGGCTCTTGCTTCAATTGCAGCAGTAAGCAGATTAACGATAAAAACATCAACTGGTGAAGAAGCAGGTACACAATTGATTCTAGACGGTGGGAAAATAGTTGAGAAAGATCGTACAGATGCCCGACAAGGCACAGAAATCTCAGTAGAGCACTTATTTTATAATACGCCTGCACGTTTAAAACATATGAAAACAATTCATACTGAATTAGGGCATATAACCGATGTTATGAATCGTCTTAGTCTTGCTAATCCACACATTAGATTTGAGCTTTATCATAATGATAAACAATTATTTCAATCAAATGGTCGTGGAGATTTAATTCAAATCATCGCCCAAATATACGGGGTGTCAGTAGCTAAAAAGATGCTAAAAATTGAATGCAAAACACTTGATTATCAGATAACCGGCTATATATCTAAACCTGAAGTGACTCGATCATCACGAAATTATATGTCAACAATTATTAACGGGCGATATATTCGAAGTATCCCGCTAAATCATGCCATCCTTAAAGGCTATCATACGTTATTACCAATTGGTAAGAGTCCGATCGTCGTTTTACAAATCGAGATGGACCCGATACTAGTAGATGTCAATGTACACCCAGCGAAACTAGAAGTTCGATTTAGTAAAGAAAGAGAATTGTATCAAGCAATTGAAGAAACTGTTCGAGAAGTATTTCGCAAGGAAACGTTAATCCCAAGAGTGTCGTTAAATACACCAAAACATACGCGAACTGAACAAGAAAGTTTCCAATTTGAACATAGAAAAACAACAATACAGGACGATTCAGCGACTCAAACTGTTCCTCAAAAGCTAGAATCACTAGATCCTGAACCAATAAGCGAACCAGAGTCAAACCAAGCAAATGAAGACTATCAAAACTATGACTTAACTGAAACTACACAACAGGTTGAAGTAGATATTGATACACCGCTAGAAAAACCGATTAACCGTGTACCAGTGATGTATCCAATTGGCCAGCATCATGGTACGTATATTATTGCTGAAAATGAACAGGGCTTGTATTTAATCGATCAGCATGCTGCGCAAGAACGAATTAAATACGAGTATTTTCGAGATAAGATAGGTGAAGTAGATCGTGAGCTTCAACAATTACTCGTTCCATTAACATTTGATTTCTCTCAGCAAGAAGCGTTAGTCATTGAGCAGTATCAGGCAGAATTAGAATATGTCGGCCTATATTTTGAGCATTTTGGACAATCAACTTATCTTATTCGTTCACATCCAACATGGTTTCCAGTTGGAGAAGAGGAAGAAATAATTAGAGATATGGTTGATCAGATCATTCGAGATGGTCAAATAAATATTAGTAAATTAAGAGAAGAAGCGGCAATCTTAATGTCATGTAAACGGTCGATTAAAGCCAATCATCATTTAAATAAAGATGATATGTTTAAATTACTAGAAGATTTACGAGGGACAGAAGATCCATTCACATGTCCTCATGGTCGACCAATTATTATCCATTTTTCAAGTTATGAGATGGAGAAGCTGTTTAAGCGGGTGATGTAA
- a CDS encoding LLM class flavin-dependent oxidoreductase, which produces MTQINIPVSVLDLAPIRQGEDQRQAIQSVVDLAKETEKLGYERFWISEHHNTPNLVSSATVILIKHVLEHTESIRIGAGGVMLPNHAPLVVAEQFGTMETIYPGRLDLGLGRAPGTDMLTASALRRSKGHDTVYTFPNDVQSLLTYFGPAAQQGHVKAIPGVDTKVPIYILGSSTDSARLAANLGLPYVFASHFAPRHMEDAISLYRENFKPSPYLDKPYVMICLNVVIDENDQAAEREFTTTQQFFLNVIRGAAQPLQPPVDDIDAIWTPQEKLAVESMTNESWVGSKDTVRNKMIQFQNKYNVDEIMAVSYIFDRDKQYESYRQLKNITK; this is translated from the coding sequence ATGACGCAAATTAATATTCCTGTTTCTGTGTTAGATTTAGCACCAATCAGACAAGGAGAGGATCAACGACAAGCCATTCAGTCAGTAGTTGATCTTGCAAAAGAGACAGAAAAACTAGGCTATGAGCGTTTTTGGATCTCTGAACATCATAACACACCAAATTTAGTTAGTTCAGCAACAGTTATTTTAATAAAGCATGTCCTTGAACATACTGAATCCATTCGCATTGGTGCAGGAGGTGTCATGTTACCCAATCATGCTCCGCTTGTTGTAGCTGAACAATTTGGCACAATGGAAACAATCTATCCTGGAAGGCTTGATTTAGGCTTAGGTCGTGCTCCTGGGACAGATATGCTTACAGCGAGTGCATTAAGACGATCAAAAGGTCACGATACAGTATATACATTCCCTAATGATGTTCAATCGTTATTAACATACTTTGGTCCAGCCGCCCAACAAGGCCATGTAAAGGCAATTCCAGGTGTAGATACAAAAGTTCCTATATATATTTTAGGCTCATCAACTGATTCAGCGAGATTAGCCGCTAATTTAGGTTTACCATATGTTTTTGCTTCACATTTTGCACCAAGACATATGGAAGATGCGATCTCTTTATATCGCGAAAATTTCAAGCCTTCACCATACTTAGATAAACCGTATGTGATGATTTGCTTAAATGTTGTTATCGATGAAAATGACCAAGCAGCAGAACGTGAATTTACGACAACACAGCAATTTTTCCTTAATGTCATTCGTGGTGCTGCCCAACCATTACAACCACCAGTAGACGATATTGATGCAATTTGGACACCACAAGAGAAATTAGCAGTAGAATCAATGACCAATGAAAGTTGGGTTGGCAGTAAAGATACAGTGAGAAATAAAATGATTCAATTCCAAAATAAATATAATGTAGACGAGATTATGGCAGTATCGTATATCTTTGATCGAGATAAACAATATGAATCATATCGTCAATTAAAAAACATTACTAAATAA
- a CDS encoding SDR family oxidoreductase, which translates to MNILITGANRGLGLALVNHALSNGDNVIATARSMNEDLDRLQTKYPDKLHVLQFDVTNESAIITERDRIAKEIDYIDAIINNAAILNGRDQLIENLSIEDCLLAFDINTLGPIRIIKHFLPLLRKGNEKSIINISSEAGSLTNAYAGDYPYGLSKVALNMLTEKLVRELKDDQINVMSVHPGWMQTDMGGNQAPTNPNDTAKNIYQFITNPPKSTTGFHFFEHSGKMMDI; encoded by the coding sequence ATGAATATATTAATTACAGGAGCAAATCGAGGGCTAGGACTAGCTCTTGTTAACCATGCTTTAAGTAATGGAGATAATGTGATTGCGACAGCACGATCAATGAATGAAGATCTTGATAGATTACAGACAAAATATCCTGATAAACTTCATGTGTTACAATTTGATGTTACAAATGAATCCGCTATCATTACTGAAAGAGATCGAATTGCTAAAGAAATAGATTATATTGATGCCATTATTAATAATGCAGCAATTCTAAATGGTCGCGATCAATTAATCGAGAATTTAAGTATTGAAGATTGTTTACTAGCTTTTGATATTAATACACTAGGTCCAATTAGAATTATTAAGCATTTCCTACCGTTATTACGCAAAGGAAATGAAAAGTCTATTATCAATATTAGTTCAGAAGCGGGTAGCCTTACAAATGCTTATGCCGGCGATTATCCATACGGTTTATCGAAAGTGGCATTAAATATGTTAACGGAAAAACTAGTTAGAGAGTTGAAGGATGATCAGATTAATGTTATGTCTGTTCACCCAGGCTGGATGCAGACGGATATGGGTGGAAATCAAGCACCAACTAATCCAAATGATACGGCAAAAAATATCTATCAATTTATTACAAATCCACCTAAATCAACTACTGGATTCCATTTCTTCGAACATTCCGGTAAAATGATGGACATTTAA
- the hfq gene encoding RNA chaperone Hfq — MAQSVNIQDQYLNALRKDYIQVTVILTNGFQLRGLIKGFDNFTVLVESDGKQQLIFKHAISTFSPSKNVTLDIE; from the coding sequence ATGGCTCAATCAGTAAATATTCAAGATCAATATTTAAATGCATTAAGAAAAGATTATATTCAGGTGACTGTCATTTTGACGAATGGTTTCCAATTAAGAGGACTAATTAAAGGCTTTGATAACTTTACCGTTTTAGTCGAATCTGATGGAAAGCAACAACTGATTTTTAAACATGCAATCTCTACATTTTCCCCGTCTAAAAATGTTACTTTAGACATTGAATAA